From Kryptolebias marmoratus isolate JLee-2015 linkage group LG15, ASM164957v2, whole genome shotgun sequence, a single genomic window includes:
- the nkpd1 gene encoding NTPase KAP family P-loop domain-containing protein 1 isoform X1 gives MKTQKDDVYALALSKTMTKISSPATVGLYSSCRDRIKRILGKMEEHMTREASRIEQECVQKPKPRKMPLSCKDYMALICRLVFFKPAGTPKTEGCENIRFIYVHFSAWHFAGSDLLWAGIAIRLFQAMQMEFGKLLLAFYQVVQHDEEDEFKKKDEKNDSNVWKTRNDIICSFVLFFLVFPAVFLVLVYCFPTSEVKPEPRTNNTADETGDDTSDGGDAVETLFIGLLGFPAVAVLKFVFQMVKNLIFTQNANIKRSMDNERISKELGFMNEVRKEMWFLSRFIQFMEVFERRRIRVVLEITNLDRCAPKKIVAILEAIDILLSDEKSPFLSILAANPSVLLRKVNFADGCFCREDRAYALLNRIVTLAFTVPPMSEEFKHDLFNSLTHRPGVPEEQSLERGTQRSDTSMELALVEVEKTKLLDYEDKEMEESVLKILRSSEKKLNKYMLDDSVSMKRIINSVWVTQIIMNFLNKKLSNAENITAWVVLANRWPCRFSWIIQCVEDDNQGATIDGRQKIVVESQKTLWDVFSESREELYVMRADIEDLLEQDGDPELFEELLRDEDFEFDLKNLEVFQEASVNLDQSIKRELALIRGTSRLKGSGWMREIAPLPVTTLIKMSTDDICKEMENMKCDGKCIDVMRDNKINGCALVFGDVDELKALLKMTFGDWATFKLHFLSFPTRLQQTHKDTPLTPARSKNQLSKIPQHVSHHHATTSSLENI, from the exons ATGAAGACACAAAAAG ATGATGTTTACGCCCTCGCTCTATCCAAGACTATGACGAAGATTTCATCACCTGCAACCGTGGGGCTCTACTCGTCGTGTCGGGATCGGATTAAACGGATCCTGGGGAAAATGGAAG AGCACATGACCCGTGAAGCTTCCAGAATCGAGCAGGAATGTGTCCAAAAACCAAAACCTCGTAAAATGCCGCTTTCATGTAAAGACTACATGGCCCTGATTTGCAGGCTGGTTTTCTTCAAGCCCGCTGGGACGCCAAAGACAGAGGGCTGCGAAAACATCAGGTTCATCTACGTGCATTTTAGTGCTTGGCATTTTGCAGGCAGCGACCTGCTCTGGGCCGGGATCGCCATTCGGCTGTTCCAAGCCATGCAGATGGAGTTCGGAAAACTCCTGCTCGCCTTCTACCAAGTGGTTCAACACGACGAGGAGGACGAATTCAAGAAGAAG GATGagaaaaatgattcaaatgtCTGGAAGACTCGCAATGACATCATCTGTTCGTTCGTCCTGTTCTTCCTGGTATTCCCAGCTGTCTTCCTGGTCttggtttattgttttcctaCATCCGAAGTGAAACCAGAACCAAGAACAAACAACACAGCTGATGAAACAGGAGATGACACAAGCGACGGGGGGGATGCAGTGGAGACGCTCTTCATTGGTTTGTTAGGATTCCCTGCAGTGGCTgtgctgaagtttgtttttcagatggtTAAGAACCTCATCTTCACCCAGAACGCGAACATAAAGAGGAGCATGGACAACGAGAGGATCAGCAAAGAGCTGGGATTCATGAACGAGGTCAGAAAGGAAATGTGGTTCCTGTCTCGCTTCATCCAGTTCATGGAGGTTTTCGAAAGGAGGAGGATTCGTGTTGTGTTGGAAATCACCAATCTGGACCGCTGCGCCCCCAAGAAAATCGTGGCCATCCTGGAGGCCATCGACATCCTGCTTTCCGATGAGAAGAGCCCGTTTCTTTCCATCCTGGCTGCAAATCCAAGCGTTCTGCTGAGGAAGGTGAACTTTGCAGAcggctgtttctgcagggaGGACAGAGCTTACGCACTGCTGAACCGCATAGTCACGCTGGCCTTCACTGTCCCGCCGATGAGCGAAGAATTCAAGCACGATTTATTCAACAGCCTCACTCACAGGCCGGGAGTCCCAGAGGAGCAGTCCTTGGAGCGGGGGACACAGAGAAGCGACACATCGATGGAGCTAGCTTTAGTAGaagtggagaaaacaaaactactggATTATGAGGACAAGGAAATGGAAGAGTCGGTTTTGAAGATCCTGAGGAGCAGtgaaaagaagctgaacaaGTACATGTTAGATGATTCCGTCTCCATGAAAAGGATAATCAACTCTGTTTGGGTGACTCAGATCATCATGAATTTCCTGAATAAGAAGCTTAGTAATGCAGAGAACATTACAGCCTGGGTGGTCTTGGCCAATCGGTGGCCTTGTCGGTTCAGCTGGATCATCCAGTGCGTGGAGGACGACAATCAGGGGGCAACTATCGACGGGAGGCAAAAGATCGTCGTTGAGTCTCAAAAGACCTTATGGGATGTCTTCAGCGAGTCTCGGGAGGAGCTGTACGTGATGCGCGCAGACATCGAGGACCTCCTCGAGCAGGACGGAGACCCCGAGCTGTTTGAAGAGCTGCTCAGGGACGAGGACTTTGAATTCGACTTAAAAAACTTGGAGGTGTTCCAGGAGGCGTCGGTGAATCTGGATCAGTCCATCAAGAGGGAGCTGGCTCTGATCAGGGGGACGTCCAGGCTGAAGGGTTCTGGTTGGATGAGGGAAATCGCCCCCCTGCCGGTTACAACGCTCATCAAAATGAGCACAGATGATATCTGTAAAGAG ATGGAGAACATGAAATGTGACGGTAAATGCATCGATGTCATGAGAGACAATAAGATCAACGGCTGTGCACTGGTTTTCGGTGACGTAGATGAACTTAAAGCCCTCCTGAAGATGACATTCGGTGACTGGGCGACGTTCAAACTGCACTTCCTGAGTTTCCCAACACGTCTCCAACAAACGCACAAGGACACGCCGCTGACGCCTGCTCGTTCGAAGAACCAGCTGTCCAAAATCCCTCAACACGTCTCCCATCATCACGCAACTACTTCCAGTTTGGAAAACATTTAG
- the nkpd1 gene encoding NTPase KAP family P-loop domain-containing protein 1 isoform X2 codes for MTREASRIEQECVQKPKPRKMPLSCKDYMALICRLVFFKPAGTPKTEGCENIRFIYVHFSAWHFAGSDLLWAGIAIRLFQAMQMEFGKLLLAFYQVVQHDEEDEFKKKDEKNDSNVWKTRNDIICSFVLFFLVFPAVFLVLVYCFPTSEVKPEPRTNNTADETGDDTSDGGDAVETLFIGLLGFPAVAVLKFVFQMVKNLIFTQNANIKRSMDNERISKELGFMNEVRKEMWFLSRFIQFMEVFERRRIRVVLEITNLDRCAPKKIVAILEAIDILLSDEKSPFLSILAANPSVLLRKVNFADGCFCREDRAYALLNRIVTLAFTVPPMSEEFKHDLFNSLTHRPGVPEEQSLERGTQRSDTSMELALVEVEKTKLLDYEDKEMEESVLKILRSSEKKLNKYMLDDSVSMKRIINSVWVTQIIMNFLNKKLSNAENITAWVVLANRWPCRFSWIIQCVEDDNQGATIDGRQKIVVESQKTLWDVFSESREELYVMRADIEDLLEQDGDPELFEELLRDEDFEFDLKNLEVFQEASVNLDQSIKRELALIRGTSRLKGSGWMREIAPLPVTTLIKMSTDDICKEMENMKCDGKCIDVMRDNKINGCALVFGDVDELKALLKMTFGDWATFKLHFLSFPTRLQQTHKDTPLTPARSKNQLSKIPQHVSHHHATTSSLENI; via the exons ATGACCCGTGAAGCTTCCAGAATCGAGCAGGAATGTGTCCAAAAACCAAAACCTCGTAAAATGCCGCTTTCATGTAAAGACTACATGGCCCTGATTTGCAGGCTGGTTTTCTTCAAGCCCGCTGGGACGCCAAAGACAGAGGGCTGCGAAAACATCAGGTTCATCTACGTGCATTTTAGTGCTTGGCATTTTGCAGGCAGCGACCTGCTCTGGGCCGGGATCGCCATTCGGCTGTTCCAAGCCATGCAGATGGAGTTCGGAAAACTCCTGCTCGCCTTCTACCAAGTGGTTCAACACGACGAGGAGGACGAATTCAAGAAGAAG GATGagaaaaatgattcaaatgtCTGGAAGACTCGCAATGACATCATCTGTTCGTTCGTCCTGTTCTTCCTGGTATTCCCAGCTGTCTTCCTGGTCttggtttattgttttcctaCATCCGAAGTGAAACCAGAACCAAGAACAAACAACACAGCTGATGAAACAGGAGATGACACAAGCGACGGGGGGGATGCAGTGGAGACGCTCTTCATTGGTTTGTTAGGATTCCCTGCAGTGGCTgtgctgaagtttgtttttcagatggtTAAGAACCTCATCTTCACCCAGAACGCGAACATAAAGAGGAGCATGGACAACGAGAGGATCAGCAAAGAGCTGGGATTCATGAACGAGGTCAGAAAGGAAATGTGGTTCCTGTCTCGCTTCATCCAGTTCATGGAGGTTTTCGAAAGGAGGAGGATTCGTGTTGTGTTGGAAATCACCAATCTGGACCGCTGCGCCCCCAAGAAAATCGTGGCCATCCTGGAGGCCATCGACATCCTGCTTTCCGATGAGAAGAGCCCGTTTCTTTCCATCCTGGCTGCAAATCCAAGCGTTCTGCTGAGGAAGGTGAACTTTGCAGAcggctgtttctgcagggaGGACAGAGCTTACGCACTGCTGAACCGCATAGTCACGCTGGCCTTCACTGTCCCGCCGATGAGCGAAGAATTCAAGCACGATTTATTCAACAGCCTCACTCACAGGCCGGGAGTCCCAGAGGAGCAGTCCTTGGAGCGGGGGACACAGAGAAGCGACACATCGATGGAGCTAGCTTTAGTAGaagtggagaaaacaaaactactggATTATGAGGACAAGGAAATGGAAGAGTCGGTTTTGAAGATCCTGAGGAGCAGtgaaaagaagctgaacaaGTACATGTTAGATGATTCCGTCTCCATGAAAAGGATAATCAACTCTGTTTGGGTGACTCAGATCATCATGAATTTCCTGAATAAGAAGCTTAGTAATGCAGAGAACATTACAGCCTGGGTGGTCTTGGCCAATCGGTGGCCTTGTCGGTTCAGCTGGATCATCCAGTGCGTGGAGGACGACAATCAGGGGGCAACTATCGACGGGAGGCAAAAGATCGTCGTTGAGTCTCAAAAGACCTTATGGGATGTCTTCAGCGAGTCTCGGGAGGAGCTGTACGTGATGCGCGCAGACATCGAGGACCTCCTCGAGCAGGACGGAGACCCCGAGCTGTTTGAAGAGCTGCTCAGGGACGAGGACTTTGAATTCGACTTAAAAAACTTGGAGGTGTTCCAGGAGGCGTCGGTGAATCTGGATCAGTCCATCAAGAGGGAGCTGGCTCTGATCAGGGGGACGTCCAGGCTGAAGGGTTCTGGTTGGATGAGGGAAATCGCCCCCCTGCCGGTTACAACGCTCATCAAAATGAGCACAGATGATATCTGTAAAGAG ATGGAGAACATGAAATGTGACGGTAAATGCATCGATGTCATGAGAGACAATAAGATCAACGGCTGTGCACTGGTTTTCGGTGACGTAGATGAACTTAAAGCCCTCCTGAAGATGACATTCGGTGACTGGGCGACGTTCAAACTGCACTTCCTGAGTTTCCCAACACGTCTCCAACAAACGCACAAGGACACGCCGCTGACGCCTGCTCGTTCGAAGAACCAGCTGTCCAAAATCCCTCAACACGTCTCCCATCATCACGCAACTACTTCCAGTTTGGAAAACATTTAG
- the lims1 gene encoding LIM and senescent cell antigen-like-containing domain protein 1 isoform X2 — translation MLGVAGMTGSIANALASATCERCKSGFGPTEKIVNSNGELYHEQCFVCAQCFQQFPEGLFYEFEGRKYCEHDFQMLFAPCCRQCGEFIIGRVIKAMNNSWHPECFCCDICQAVLADVGFVKNAGRHLCRPCHNREKARGLGKYICQKCHAIIEEQPLIFKNDPYHPDHFNCNNCGKELTADARELKGELFCLPCHDKMGVPICGACRRPIEGRVVNAMGKQWHVEHFVCAKCEKPFLGHRHYERKGLAYCETHYNQLFGDVCYHCNRVIEGDVVSALNKAWCVGCFSCSTCNAKLTLKNKFVEFDMKPVCKKCYEKFPLELKKRLKKLAESLGRK, via the exons ATGCTGGGGGTCGCGGGTATGACGGGCAG CATCGCGAATGCCCTGGCCAGTGCGACCTGTGAGCGATGCAAGAGTGGCTTTGGTCCAACTGAGAAGATCGTCAACAGCAACGGAGAGCTGTACCACGAGCAGTGCTTTGTCTGTGCTCAGTGTTTCCAGCAGTTTCCAGAAGGACTCTTCTATGAG TTTGAAGGAAGAAAATACTGCGAACATGACTTCCAGATGCTCTTTGCTCCTTGCTGCCGTCAGTGCG ggGAGTTCATCATCGGGCGCGTCATTAAGGCCATGAACAACAGTTGGCACCCCGAGTGTTTCTGCTGTGACATTTGCCAGGCAGTGCTTGCAGATGTTGGGTTTGTTAAAAATGCCGGCAG GCACCTGTGTCGCCCGTGCCATAACCGCGAGAAAGCTCGCGGCCTGGGCAAGTATATCTGCCAGAAGTGCCACGCCATCATCGAAGAGCAGCCGCTGATCTTCAAGAACGACCCTTATCACCCGGACCACTTCAACTGCAACAACTGCGG GAAGGAGCTGACGGCCGACGCCAGAGAGCTGAAGGGAGAGCTCTTCTGTTTGCCGTGCCACGACAAAATGGGCGTCCCGATCTGCGGCGCCTGCCGGAGACCCATCGAGGGGCGCGTGGTCAACGCCATGGGGAAACAGTGGCACGTGGAG CATTTTGTGTGTGCCAAGTGTGAGAAGCCTTTCCTCGGCCATCGTCATTACGAGAGGAAGGGTCTGGCTTACTGCGAGACGCATTACAACCAG CTCTTCGGTGATGTCTGCTATCACTGCAACCGCGTGATTGAAGGCGATG TCGTGTCTGCTCTCAACAAGGCCTGGTGTGTCGGCTGCTTCTCGTGCTCCACCTGCAACGCCAAACTCACTCTCAA gaACAAGTTTGTAGAGTTTGACATGAAGCCTGTTTGTAAAAAGTGTTACGAGAAGTTTCCTCTTGAGCTCAAGAAGAGGCTCAAGAAGTTGGCAGAGTCACTGGGACGTAAGTGA
- the lims1 gene encoding LIM and senescent cell antigen-like-containing domain protein 1 isoform X1, translated as MLGVAGMTGSIANALASATCERCKSGFGPTEKIVNSNGELYHEQCFVCAQCFQQFPEGLFYEFEGRKYCEHDFQMLFAPCCRQCGEFIIGRVIKAMNNSWHPECFCCDICQAVLADVGFVKNAGRHLCRPCHNREKARGLGKYICQKCHAIIEEQPLIFKNDPYHPDHFNCNNCGKELTADARELKGELFCLPCHDKMGVPICGACRRPIEGRVVNAMGKQWHVEHFVCAKCEKPFLGHRHYERKGLAYCETHYNQLFGDVCYHCNRVIEGDVVSALNKAWCVGCFSCSTCNAKLTLKDKFVEIDLRPVCKHCYERMPEELKRRLARRERKAKDRKKKPAVCL; from the exons ATGCTGGGGGTCGCGGGTATGACGGGCAG CATCGCGAATGCCCTGGCCAGTGCGACCTGTGAGCGATGCAAGAGTGGCTTTGGTCCAACTGAGAAGATCGTCAACAGCAACGGAGAGCTGTACCACGAGCAGTGCTTTGTCTGTGCTCAGTGTTTCCAGCAGTTTCCAGAAGGACTCTTCTATGAG TTTGAAGGAAGAAAATACTGCGAACATGACTTCCAGATGCTCTTTGCTCCTTGCTGCCGTCAGTGCG ggGAGTTCATCATCGGGCGCGTCATTAAGGCCATGAACAACAGTTGGCACCCCGAGTGTTTCTGCTGTGACATTTGCCAGGCAGTGCTTGCAGATGTTGGGTTTGTTAAAAATGCCGGCAG GCACCTGTGTCGCCCGTGCCATAACCGCGAGAAAGCTCGCGGCCTGGGCAAGTATATCTGCCAGAAGTGCCACGCCATCATCGAAGAGCAGCCGCTGATCTTCAAGAACGACCCTTATCACCCGGACCACTTCAACTGCAACAACTGCGG GAAGGAGCTGACGGCCGACGCCAGAGAGCTGAAGGGAGAGCTCTTCTGTTTGCCGTGCCACGACAAAATGGGCGTCCCGATCTGCGGCGCCTGCCGGAGACCCATCGAGGGGCGCGTGGTCAACGCCATGGGGAAACAGTGGCACGTGGAG CATTTTGTGTGTGCCAAGTGTGAGAAGCCTTTCCTCGGCCATCGTCATTACGAGAGGAAGGGTCTGGCTTACTGCGAGACGCATTACAACCAG CTCTTCGGTGATGTCTGCTATCACTGCAACCGCGTGATTGAAGGCGATG TCGTGTCTGCTCTCAACAAGGCCTGGTGTGTCGGCTGCTTCTCGTGCTCCACCTGCAACGCCAAACTCACTCTCAA AGATAAGTTTGTTGAAATTGACCTGAGGCCAGTGTGCAAGCACTGCTACGAGCGCATGCCCGAGGAGCTGAAACGCCGCCTGGCTCGACGTGAGCGCAAAGCCAAAGACCGCAAGAAAAAGCCTGCTGTCTGTTTGTAG
- the LOC108250182 gene encoding F-box/LRR-repeat protein 3: MKRGLQENEREEGGGPSAGSQETPDWTSKQRREEDEEEEDEGVNWECLPQEILLHIFQHLPLLDRAFASQVCRGWNQAFHMPELWRCFEFELNQPASSYLKATHPDLIKQIIKRHSNHLQYVSFKVDSSTESAEAACDILSQLVNCSLKTLGLISTARPSFMEMPKSHFISALTVVFVNSKSLSSLKIDDTPVDDPSLKVLVANNSDTLKLLKMSSCPHVSPAGIMCVADQCHGLRELALNYHLLSDELLIALSSERHVHLEHLRINVVSENPGQQFHSIKKSSWDAMVRHSPKFNLVMYFFIYEEEFDPFFRDEIPVTHLYFGRSVSKDVLGRVGLTCPRLVELVVCANGLRPLDEELIRIAQHCTQLSAIGLGECEVSCSAFVEFVKMCGDRLTQLSIMEEVLVPDHRYELDDIHWEVSKHLGRVWFPDMMPTW; the protein is encoded by the exons ATGAAACGAGGCCTTCAGGAGAACGAgcgggaggagggaggaggccCCAGCGCCGGGAGCCAGGAGACTCCTGACTGGACGAGCAagcagaggagagaggaggacgaggaggaggaagacgagggagTCAACTGGGAGTGTTTGCCACAGGAGATCCTGCTGCACATTTTCCAGCACCTGCCTCTGCTGGACAGGGCGTTCGCTTCACAG GTTTGCCGAGGCTGGAACCAGGCCTTCCACATGCCCGAGCTGTGGCGCTGCTTTGAGTTCGAGCTGAACCAGCCGGCCAGCTCGTACCTGAAGGCCACGCACCCAGACCTCATCAAACAGATCATCAAAAGGCACTCCAACCACCTGCAGTACGTCAGCTTCAAG GTGGACAGCAGCACGGAGTCTGCAGAGGCGGCGTGTGACATCCTCTCCCAGCTCGTGAACTGTTCCTTAAAAACTCTAGGGCTCATCTCCACAGCCAGGCCCAGCTTCATGGAGATGCCCAAG TCTCACTTCATCTCGGCTCTGACGGTGGTTTTCGTGAACTCCAAGTCCCTGTCCTCCCTGAAGATCGACGACACACCGGTGGACGACCCCTCGCTCAAAGTCCTGGTGGCGAACAACAGCGACacgctgaagctgctgaagatgAGCAGCTGCCCTCATGTTTCCCCTGCAG GCATCATGTGTGTGGCCGATCAGTGCCACGGCCTGAGAGAACTGGCTCTAAACTACCATTTGCTGAGCGACGAGCTCCTCATCGCGCTGTCCTCGGAGAGGCACGTTCACCTCGAGCACCTCCGCATCAACGTGGTGAGCGAGAACCCAGGCCAGCAGTTCCACAGCATCAAGAAGAGCAGCTGGGACGCCATGGTCCGCCACTCCCCCAAATTCAACCTGGTCATGTACTTCTTTATCTACGAGGAAGAGTTCGACCCCTTCTTCCGGGATGAGATCCCCGTCACGCATCTGTACTTCGGCCGCTCCGTCAGCAAGGACGTGCTGGGCCGCGTGGGGCTCACCTGCCCGCGTCTGGTGGAGCTGGTGGTGTGCGCCAACGGGCTGCGGCCGCTGGACGAGGAGCTGATCCGCATCGCGCAGCACTGCACGCAGCTCTCCGCCATCGGCCTGGGGGAGTGCGAGGTGTCCTGCAGCGCCTTCGTTGAGTTCGTGAAGATGTGCGGCGACAGACTGACGCAGCTGTCCATCATGGAGGAGGTGCTGGTTCCAGATCACCGCTACGAGCTGGACGACATCCACTGGGAGGTGTCGAAGCATTTGGGTCGTGTGTGGTTCCCAGACATGATGCCGACGTGGTGA